The Styela clava chromosome 13, kaStyClav1.hap1.2, whole genome shotgun sequence genome has a window encoding:
- the LOC144431215 gene encoding uncharacterized protein LOC144431215, translating into MQQKQIEALVPTLGSQANSLRTKTPTLKGRISAKSPPELTADISLSGLDSWKIMWSDYMQISGYNQEPQKKQVAVFRGCLSLEMLSVVKHVLNISEETEKSVDDILEDIKKHIRIQRNVALDRVLFEERKQGDEESFDSFLIALKKLGKDADLCENCYDERLTTRIIAGARNATAREELLAKSPFPNLQTAVDLCRSKEMAIINNSDLSKKQNPIANSIQIKKPFQRRFKPKNDRNNMPCQYCGRRHSQGKLNCPAYGKICGECGKKNHFSQKCRTKVNTGETIGVVKVRAIQENRRAPKISINVFSPTGNHFWGTSLALPDSGAEICLGSRKFLEQINCDVSNLKSHTQDIFAANGTKIDSLGYMDVRIEYQGNKSRERIYISDNIDGAVLAWYTCTRLKILPETYPAPICNGIRLSRKKQIQLPPQTEENVEAIRSILLTKYEDVFDAKEKLDVMDGSNGRISTILLKSSKTNTLRSKR; encoded by the coding sequence ATGCAGCAAAAGCAAATTGAAGCTTTGGTTCCCACACTTGGTTCTCAAGCGAACAGTTTGAGAACTAAAACTCCCACGCTGAAGGGACGCATATCAGCCAAATCTCCACCAGAGCTGACTGCTGATATTTCATTGTCAGGCCTTGACTCTTGGAAGATTATGTGGTCCGATTACATGCAAATTTCGGGATACAATCAGGAACCACAAAAGAAACAAGTCGCTGTTTTTCGCGGCTGTCTGTCGCTAGAAATGCTGTCCGTCGTAAAACACGTTCTAAATATCAGCGAAGAGACCGAAAAATCCGTTGACGATATTTTAGAAGATATCAAGAAGCATATTCGCATTCAGAGAAATGTTGCACTAGACAGGGTGTTGTTTGAAGAGCGCAAACAAGGTGACGAAGAAAGCTTCGATTCGTTTTTAATCGCATTGAAAAAGCTAGGAAAAGACGCTGATCTCTGCGAAAACTGCTACGATGAGCGGCTTACTACACGAATCATTGCTGGCGCAAGAAACGCAACAGCCAGAGAAGAGCTGTTGGCGAAAAGCCCTTTTCCTAATCTGCAGACAGCGGTTGATCTGTGCAGATCAAAGGAAATGGCAATAATTAACAACTCTGATTTGTCGAAAAAGCAGAATCCTATTGCCAATTCGATACAGATCAAGAAACCGTTTCAAAGACGATTCAAACCTAAGAACGATCGCAACAACATGCCTTGTCAATATTGTGGGCGAAGGCATAGTCAAGGAAAGTTGAATTGTCCTGCGTATGGAAAAATTTGCGGCGAGTGTGGAAAGAAGAATCATTTTTCACAGAAATGTAGAACGAAAGTGAATACTGGCGAAACAATAGGAGTTGTCAAAGTAAGAGCGATTCAAGAAAATAGACGCGctccaaaaatatcaataaatgttTTCAGTCCAACTGGAAATCATTTTTGGGGTACATCGCTCGCTCTACCCGATTCCGGAGCTGAAATATGTCTTGGGAGCAGAAAGTTTTTGGAACAAATTAACTGTGATGTCAGCAATTTGAAAAGCCACACACAAGACATATTTGCTGCAAATGGGACGAAAATAGATTCACTTGGCTACATGGATGTCAGAATCGAATATCAAGGAAATAAATCCAGAGAACGGATTTATATTTCCGACAACATTGATGGCGCAGTACTGGCGTGGTATACGTGCACAAGGCTAAAAATTTTGCCCGAAACGTATCCCGCACCGATCTGCAACGGTATTCGTCTCTCCAGAAAGAAGCAAATTCAGTTGCCACCGCAAACTGAGGAAAATGTTGAAGCAATTCGCTCAATACTTTTGACAAAGTATGAAGATGTTTTCGATGCAAAGGAAAAGCTCGATGTCATGGATGGGAGTAACGGAAGGATCTCAACCATTCTCCTTAAAAGCTCCAAGACAAATACCTTACGCTCAAAGAGATGA